The following are encoded in a window of Narcine bancroftii isolate sNarBan1 chromosome 2, sNarBan1.hap1, whole genome shotgun sequence genomic DNA:
- the LOC138752837 gene encoding uncharacterized protein: MMSLFVFSFIFPMAFASTPCSQTECTKSFWMMGSTSGDIVALKYFEKWTGTKEGCIVSRKNDNCSFASKTYTIFISIGESSTLGRSENSEAKPASCPPPGPFCASKLGKLGEPLVKEMISLRIGYKYNGPNMTTASPQEPQKNLYERARKQANRHRLGDNLWVDLHQLTVQELGVRNCWICNGPTRDGTWPWRDSDEHISTQLHSPIQCRSAEIGKLDDWPPERITSYYGPATWAQDGSWGYRTPIYMLNRLIRLQADLEVITNQTATALGLLAEEHQQIRATVYQNRLALDYLLAAEGGVCGKLNLSNCCLEIDNNGQAVKDFSSGLRKLSHVPVQTWHPAVGSWLATWFSGSWSWIHLALIFNAFILLALILIPCILPCLQCLVRQAIRQISLIMVLQQQDCAEAAGNLLKRWEKETSIISTGLKA, translated from the exons ATGATGTCTTTGtttgtattttcctttattttccccatgGCTTTCGCTTCCACTCCGTGCTCCCAAACAGAATGTACTAAGTCTTTTTGGATGATGGGCAGCACTTCGGGTGATATTGTTGCGCTTAAGTATTTTGAGAAGTGGACAGGGACGAAGGAGGGTTGTATAGTCTCAAGAAAGAACGACAATTGTTCTTTTGCCTCCAAGACATATACTATTTTTATAAGTATAGGAGAGAGTTCTACCCTAGGTAGGTCAGAAAATTCAGAAGCCAAACCTGCTTCCTGCCCCCCACCGGGACCCTTCTGTGCCTCCAAATTAGGCAAACTGGGCGAACCTCTAGTAAAGGAAATGATTTCACTACGGATAGGTTATAAGTATAATGGCCCAAACATGACCACCGCTTCACCACAAGAGCCTCAAAAGAACTTATACGAAAGGGCAAGAAAACAAGCCAATAGGCATAGACTTGGAGATAACCTATGGGTCGATTTACATCAACTTACCGTCCAAGAGCTTGGTGTTCGTAACTGTTGGATTTGTAATGGACCAACCCGGGATGGAACTTGGCCATGGAGAG attCCGATGAACATATTTCTACTCAATTACATTCCCCCATACAATGCCGTTCGGCTGAGATCGGCAAATTGGATGACTGGCCCCCTGAACGCATAACTTCATACTATGGACCGGCTACGTGGGCACAGGATGGTTCATGGGGGTACCGAACTCCAATCTACATGCTTAATCGTTTAATCCGTTTGCAGGCTGACCTAGAAGTAATTACTAACCAGACAGCTACTGCCTTAGGTTTGTTggcagaggaacatcagcaaaTCCGGGCAACCGTTTATCAGAACCGCCTAGCCCTGGACTATTTattggctgcagaaggtggtgtgtgTGGCAAGCTGAATCTCTCCAATTGCTGCCTTGAAATTGATAATAATGGACAAGCTGTTAAAGATTTCTCTTCAGGTTTACGGAAACTCTCCCATGTGCCTGTGCAAACATGGCACCCCGCCGTTGGCTCATGGTTGGCTACATGGTTTAGTGGCTCCTGGTCATGGATACATCTCGCACTTATCTTCAATGCCTTTATACTTCTTGCCTTAATACTGATCCCTTGCATCCTTCCTTGCCTCCAGTGTTTGGTTAGACAAGCCATTCGACAAATCAGTCTCATTATGGTTCTGCAACAACAGGATTGTGCTGAGGCAGCAGGGAACCTTCTGAAACGATGGGAAAAAGAAACCTCTATTATTTCGACAGGTTTGAAAGCGTAG